One Kineococcus radiotolerans SRS30216 = ATCC BAA-149 DNA window includes the following coding sequences:
- a CDS encoding gamma-glutamylcyclotransferase: MPAYAAYASNLDPEAMVRKAPHSPLRSTGWLPDWRLTFGGEDRSWQGPLATVVEAPGDQVYVALYDVTEADEVRLDASEGVDVGLFRKVRVRVKTLDGDVVAWTYVLDDYEGGLPTARYLGGLADAAEAGGAPHDYVLSLRARPCRSNDA; the protein is encoded by the coding sequence GTGCCCGCCTACGCCGCGTACGCGTCCAACCTCGATCCCGAAGCCATGGTGCGGAAGGCTCCGCACTCCCCGCTGCGCTCCACGGGGTGGCTGCCGGACTGGCGGCTGACCTTCGGCGGGGAGGACCGCAGCTGGCAGGGGCCGCTGGCCACGGTGGTGGAGGCGCCCGGGGACCAGGTCTACGTCGCGCTCTACGACGTGACCGAGGCCGACGAGGTCCGCCTCGACGCCTCGGAGGGCGTGGACGTCGGCCTGTTCCGCAAGGTCCGCGTCCGGGTGAAGACCCTCGACGGCGACGTGGTGGCCTGGACCTACGTCCTCGACGACTACGAGGGCGGGCTGCCCACCGCCCGCTACCTGGGGGGCCTGGCCGACGCGGCGGAGGCCGGCGGCGCGCCCCACGACTACGTGCTGAGCCTGCGCGCGCGCCCGTGCCGCTCCAACGACGCCTGA
- a CDS encoding NADP-dependent oxidoreductase, with product MRAVQVTRYGTPDVLRVADVERPVPGPGEVLVRVAGTTFNAVDAAIRSGVMTELIPVELPYTPGLDLAGTVEGTGERVIAFLGVPVGGGAAEFAAVPRDRLVPAPRSVPLADAAVLPVAGLTAFQGLFDHGGLRAGRRVLVNGAGGGVGGFAVQLAKRAGAHVIATASPRSRAAVEARGADEVVDYTTTPLTEALTAPVDLLFNNVSGNPAELSRLTDLVRDGGTAVSAPPLPLTDDEDRGVHWKVLYVRDDPAQLAGLVAAVDAGELVLDVSDRRPLADLASVHADGEAGRLRGRVVVTL from the coding sequence GTGCGCGCTGTCCAGGTCACCCGCTACGGAACCCCCGACGTCCTGCGGGTCGCCGACGTCGAACGCCCCGTCCCCGGCCCCGGCGAGGTCCTCGTCCGGGTGGCGGGCACCACCTTCAACGCCGTCGACGCCGCCATCCGCTCCGGCGTCATGACCGAGCTGATCCCCGTCGAGCTGCCCTACACCCCCGGCCTCGACCTCGCCGGCACCGTCGAGGGCACCGGCGAGCGGGTCATCGCCTTCCTCGGCGTCCCCGTCGGCGGCGGCGCCGCCGAGTTCGCCGCCGTCCCCCGCGACCGGCTGGTCCCCGCCCCGCGGTCCGTGCCGCTGGCCGACGCCGCCGTCCTCCCCGTCGCCGGGCTCACCGCGTTCCAGGGCCTGTTCGACCACGGCGGCCTGCGGGCGGGCCGGCGCGTCCTCGTCAACGGCGCCGGCGGCGGGGTCGGCGGGTTCGCCGTCCAGCTCGCCAAGCGCGCCGGGGCGCACGTCATCGCCACCGCGAGCCCGCGCAGCCGCGCGGCCGTCGAGGCCCGCGGCGCCGACGAGGTCGTCGACTACACCACCACCCCGCTGACCGAGGCCCTGACCGCACCGGTCGACCTGCTCTTCAACAACGTGTCGGGGAACCCCGCGGAACTGAGCCGGCTGACCGACCTCGTCCGCGACGGCGGCACGGCCGTCAGCGCACCGCCGCTGCCCCTGACCGACGACGAGGACCGGGGCGTGCACTGGAAGGTCCTCTACGTGCGCGACGACCCCGCCCAGCTCGCCGGCCTGGTCGCGGCGGTCGACGCCGGGGAACTCGTCCTCGACGTCTCCGACCGCCGCCCCCTGGCGGACCTGGCCTCCGTCCACGCCGACGGCGAGGCCGGCCGGCTGCGGGGCCGGGTCGTCGTCACGCTCTGA
- a CDS encoding aldehyde dehydrogenase family protein, translating into MSDDPPPAPPEELDEVPAVVLADDAARGTAIPTGPLLDVHAPTTGEHLLCVEDTTPELLCVVVDATAASSRADWAWLSAEDRARYLFTIADVLADHLRPLAVTAALTTGRPVAAGSALDGPAARAAAFSAAGWADKLGAVGAAHRPGGGVVALLTTWRTSTADALTAIVAALATGCGVVLRARPAAAAGAAQLVRLVEDAGLPPGLVRVAPGADAAADARLWDHEELVAVRADGSPDDLRGVGVALARAGTPLRQRVDAPHVDVVLPAADLEAVARSLVAAAAGGAHERPGGSRVVVARPVADALVARVAPVVAQLRTGHPLDRATAVGPLPTPHLARAAREVLDGATALPAGLPERGWWTPPGVVTVGRHSAWPPPGPVLGVRTVRTAADALPHLEGAGSVTVWGGELGAEAPAPPDPRQDALDLLRACRG; encoded by the coding sequence ATGAGCGACGACCCGCCCCCCGCTCCCCCCGAGGAGCTCGACGAGGTCCCCGCCGTGGTCCTCGCCGACGACGCGGCGCGCGGCACCGCGATCCCCACCGGCCCCCTGCTCGACGTGCACGCCCCCACCACCGGGGAGCACCTGCTCTGCGTCGAGGACACCACCCCCGAGCTGCTGTGCGTCGTCGTCGACGCCACCGCGGCGAGCAGCCGGGCCGACTGGGCGTGGCTGTCCGCGGAGGACCGCGCCCGGTACCTGTTCACCATCGCCGACGTCCTCGCCGACCACCTGCGGCCCCTCGCCGTCACCGCGGCCCTCACCACCGGGCGCCCCGTCGCGGCGGGCTCCGCCCTCGACGGCCCCGCCGCGCGCGCCGCGGCGTTCTCCGCCGCCGGGTGGGCCGACAAGCTGGGAGCCGTCGGCGCCGCGCACCGGCCCGGCGGCGGGGTGGTGGCCCTGCTCACGACGTGGCGCACCAGCACCGCCGACGCCCTCACCGCGATCGTCGCCGCCCTCGCCACCGGGTGCGGGGTCGTCCTGCGCGCACGTCCCGCCGCCGCCGCCGGCGCCGCGCAGCTCGTCCGCCTCGTCGAGGACGCCGGCCTCCCGCCCGGTCTCGTCCGGGTGGCCCCCGGGGCCGACGCCGCCGCCGACGCGCGCCTGTGGGACCACGAGGAGCTCGTCGCCGTCCGCGCCGACGGCTCCCCCGACGACCTGCGCGGCGTCGGCGTCGCCCTCGCCCGCGCCGGGACCCCGCTGCGGCAGCGGGTCGACGCCCCCCACGTGGACGTCGTCCTGCCCGCGGCGGACCTGGAGGCGGTGGCCAGGTCCCTGGTCGCCGCCGCGGCCGGCGGGGCCCACGAGCGGCCCGGGGGGTCCCGCGTCGTCGTGGCCCGTCCCGTCGCGGACGCCCTGGTGGCGCGGGTGGCGCCCGTGGTGGCGCAGCTGCGCACCGGCCACCCCCTCGACCGGGCCACCGCCGTCGGCCCCCTCCCCACCCCGCACCTGGCCCGCGCCGCGCGCGAGGTCCTCGACGGGGCCACCGCCCTGCCGGCCGGGCTGCCCGAGCGCGGGTGGTGGACCCCGCCGGGCGTGGTGACCGTGGGCCGGCACAGCGCCTGGCCGCCGCCGGGGCCGGTCCTGGGGGTGCGCACGGTCCGGACCGCCGCCGACGCGCTGCCGCACCTGGAGGGCGCCGGGTCCGTCACCGTCTGGGGCGGGGAGCTGGGCGCGGAGGCCCCGGCCCCGCCGGACCCCCGCCAGGACGCCCTGGACCTCCTCCGGGCCTGCCGTGGGTGA
- a CDS encoding purine-nucleoside phosphorylase — translation MTSPAAPDARDPFTLAAESAARLAELSGVARHDVALVLGSGWAAAADRLGETVAALPATDLPGFLPPAVVGHAGTVRSIAVPRPGSDPLRALVLPRSHFYEGHGVRAVAHGVRVAAAAGCRTIVLTNGCGGLDPAVPPGSPVLISDHLNLTGASPLEGATFVDVTDLYSTRLRGLARTVDPDLAEGVYAQFRGPQYETPAEVRMAGVLGASLVGMSTALEAVAARHVGLEVLGFSLVTNLAAGVSDRPLSHEEVLEAGRDAAGRCADLLAGIVPLL, via the coding sequence GTGACCTCGCCCGCTGCCCCCGACGCCCGCGACCCCTTCACCCTGGCGGCGGAGTCCGCCGCCCGGCTGGCCGAGCTGAGCGGTGTCGCCCGCCACGACGTGGCCCTGGTCCTGGGCTCGGGCTGGGCCGCGGCGGCGGACCGCCTGGGGGAGACCGTCGCCGCACTGCCGGCCACCGACCTGCCCGGCTTCCTGCCCCCGGCCGTGGTCGGGCACGCGGGCACCGTCCGCTCGATCGCGGTCCCGCGGCCGGGGTCGGACCCGTTGCGCGCGCTGGTGCTGCCGCGGTCGCACTTCTACGAGGGGCACGGTGTGCGGGCCGTCGCGCACGGCGTGCGGGTGGCCGCGGCGGCGGGCTGCCGGACGATCGTGCTCACCAACGGCTGCGGCGGGCTCGACCCGGCGGTGCCACCGGGGTCGCCGGTGCTGATCTCGGACCACCTCAACCTCACCGGCGCCTCGCCCCTGGAGGGCGCGACGTTCGTCGACGTGACCGACCTGTACTCGACCCGGCTGCGCGGGCTCGCCCGCACGGTCGACCCGGACCTGGCCGAGGGCGTCTACGCCCAGTTCCGCGGTCCGCAGTACGAGACGCCGGCCGAGGTCCGGATGGCCGGGGTGCTGGGTGCCTCGCTGGTCGGGATGTCCACCGCGCTGGAGGCCGTCGCCGCGCGGCACGTGGGCCTGGAGGTCCTCGGGTTCTCCCTGGTCACCAACCTCGCCGCGGGGGTCTCGGACCGGCCGCTGTCGCACGAGGAGGTGCTGGAGGCCGGCCGCGACGCCGCCGGGCGGTGCGCGGACCTGCTGGCCGGGATCGTCCCGCTCCTCTGA
- a CDS encoding MarR family winged helix-turn-helix transcriptional regulator, with amino-acid sequence MDRGGLSEQQLATYLTLTEVGNLLQQAVTEQLRADGDLSPVQFQVLAVLGASPTAEFRMTDLADRIVYSRSGFSYQAGQLEKRGLIERRPSPHDERSTVVSITPAGLDLLGRVMPGHVEVVHGRFFADLPPQDLDALQRVLAPVRDRLRQAPPRSARRRRS; translated from the coding sequence GTGGACCGCGGCGGACTCAGCGAGCAGCAACTGGCGACGTACCTCACGCTCACCGAGGTGGGGAACCTGCTCCAGCAGGCCGTCACCGAGCAGCTGCGCGCCGACGGCGACCTCAGCCCCGTGCAGTTCCAGGTGCTCGCCGTCCTCGGGGCCTCACCGACCGCCGAGTTCCGGATGACCGACCTGGCCGACCGGATCGTCTACAGCCGCAGCGGTTTCAGCTACCAGGCGGGGCAGCTGGAGAAGCGCGGGCTCATCGAGCGGCGGCCGTCGCCGCACGACGAGCGCAGCACGGTCGTGAGCATCACCCCCGCCGGGCTGGACCTGCTGGGCCGGGTCATGCCCGGCCACGTGGAGGTCGTGCACGGGCGGTTCTTCGCCGACCTGCCCCCGCAGGACCTCGACGCGCTGCAGCGGGTCCTCGCGCCGGTGCGCGACCGGCTGCGGCAGGCCCCGCCGCGCTCCGCCCGCCGGCGCCGCTCCTGA
- a CDS encoding CobW family GTP-binding protein, which yields MSTPVVVLAGFLGAGKTTVLNQLLRSATDVRLGVVVNDFGAVGIDALLVAGWADSAVSLENGCLCCSTDDGSVDELLARLTAPRRGPGLDAVVIEASGVADPAAMVRRVLTSSVPGVSYGGLVVVVDAVEFAAARRRHPELDDHVAMADVVLLTKTDLVGPEEAARTAAACRELNAWAPVVPAARGQLDARLLFEPRPPRQRQLALGEVVAGHPDGPDGPDGHGTHLHALYDTLTFRSEDPLDPRRFVEFFQRRPSGVFRVKGFVRFAVQGFPQRYLLHTVGAAVRFERGPWPRGAPRVTELVLVGAGLDAEGLRTALRACVHEGPPLTDEMAMMGVLRDTEGA from the coding sequence GTGAGCACCCCCGTCGTCGTCCTCGCCGGGTTCCTCGGGGCGGGCAAGACCACGGTCCTCAACCAGCTGCTGCGCTCGGCCACCGACGTCCGCCTCGGGGTGGTCGTCAACGACTTCGGCGCCGTCGGCATCGACGCGCTGCTCGTCGCCGGCTGGGCCGACAGCGCGGTGTCGCTGGAGAACGGCTGCCTGTGCTGCTCCACCGACGACGGCAGCGTCGACGAGCTGCTGGCCCGCCTGACCGCCCCGCGCCGCGGGCCGGGGCTGGACGCGGTCGTCATCGAGGCCAGCGGCGTCGCCGACCCCGCCGCGATGGTGCGCCGGGTGCTGACCAGCTCGGTGCCGGGGGTGAGCTACGGCGGCCTCGTCGTCGTGGTCGACGCCGTCGAGTTCGCCGCCGCGCGCCGGCGCCACCCCGAGCTCGACGACCACGTCGCGATGGCCGACGTCGTGCTGCTGACCAAGACCGACCTGGTGGGCCCGGAGGAGGCGGCCCGCACGGCGGCGGCGTGCCGGGAGCTCAACGCGTGGGCCCCGGTCGTGCCGGCGGCCCGGGGGCAGCTCGACGCGCGGCTGCTCTTCGAACCCCGCCCGCCCCGGCAGCGGCAGCTGGCGCTGGGGGAGGTGGTGGCCGGGCACCCCGACGGCCCCGACGGCCCCGACGGCCACGGCACCCACCTGCACGCCCTCTACGACACCCTCACCTTCCGCAGCGAGGACCCCCTCGACCCGCGCCGCTTCGTGGAGTTCTTCCAGCGGCGCCCCTCCGGGGTGTTCCGCGTCAAGGGTTTCGTGCGCTTCGCCGTCCAGGGTTTCCCCCAGCGCTACCTGCTGCACACCGTGGGCGCGGCGGTGCGCTTCGAGCGCGGGCCCTGGCCGCGCGGGGCGCCGCGCGTCACCGAACTCGTTCTCGTCGGGGCCGGCCTCGACGCCGAGGGGTTGCGCACCGCCCTGCGAGCGTGCGTGCACGAGGGCCCGCCGCTGACCGACGAGATGGCGATGATGGGGGTCCTGCGCGACACCGAGGGCGCTTGA
- a CDS encoding cupin domain-containing protein: MSWYAGNADLDGADDGGWFFGRFMAGRVPALTSDEVEVKWARLAPGSRDDRWSGPEPQTSLVVLVSGSQRLVFREGEAHLCRPGDYVVWFPGDEHTWQSSETEETTTITVRWPSAVE; encoded by the coding sequence GTGAGCTGGTACGCGGGGAACGCCGACCTCGACGGGGCCGACGACGGGGGGTGGTTCTTCGGGCGCTTCATGGCCGGCCGGGTCCCCGCGTTGACCAGCGACGAGGTGGAGGTCAAGTGGGCCCGGCTGGCCCCGGGTTCGCGCGACGACCGCTGGAGCGGCCCGGAACCGCAGACCTCCCTGGTCGTGCTCGTCTCCGGGTCGCAGCGGCTGGTCTTCCGCGAGGGGGAGGCCCACCTGTGCCGGCCCGGGGACTACGTCGTCTGGTTCCCCGGCGACGAGCACACCTGGCAGTCCTCGGAGACCGAGGAGACGACGACCATCACGGTCCGCTGGCCCTCCGCGGTGGAGTGA
- a CDS encoding ABC transporter permease: MSSLAVALADGSVVAKRNLIKIKRIPDLLVGTLISPIMFILLFGYVFGGAIEVPGVNYREFLVPGIFAQTVIFGATITGAGLADDMQKGIIERFRSLPMAQSAVLVGRTSSDVVTNVIVTVIMSLTGLVIGWRIRTSVLDAVIGYGLLLLFAYAISWCMALLGLLIRTPEAFNNLTFITIFPITFLTNGFVPIESYPSVLRHIAEWNPVSTLVQSARERFGNVGPGPEPSSWALQHAELYTLGWIVVILVVFVPLATRQYQRAAAR; this comes from the coding sequence ATGAGTTCCCTCGCCGTGGCGCTGGCCGACGGTTCCGTCGTCGCCAAGCGCAACCTCATCAAGATCAAGCGCATCCCCGACCTGCTCGTCGGCACCCTCATCTCCCCGATCATGTTCATCCTGCTGTTCGGGTACGTGTTCGGCGGGGCCATCGAGGTCCCGGGCGTCAACTACCGCGAGTTCCTCGTCCCCGGCATCTTCGCCCAGACCGTCATCTTCGGGGCGACGATCACCGGCGCCGGGCTCGCCGACGACATGCAGAAGGGCATCATCGAGCGGTTCCGCTCGCTGCCGATGGCCCAGTCGGCCGTCCTGGTGGGACGCACCTCCTCCGACGTCGTCACGAACGTCATCGTCACCGTCATCATGTCCCTCACCGGCCTCGTCATCGGCTGGCGGATCCGGACCTCCGTGCTCGACGCCGTCATCGGGTACGGGTTGCTGCTGCTCTTCGCCTACGCGATCTCCTGGTGCATGGCCCTGCTCGGGCTGCTCATCCGCACCCCGGAGGCGTTCAACAACCTCACGTTCATCACGATCTTCCCCATCACGTTCCTCACCAACGGGTTCGTGCCCATCGAGAGCTACCCCTCGGTGCTGCGGCACATCGCCGAGTGGAACCCGGTGTCGACGCTGGTGCAGTCCGCCCGGGAACGGTTCGGCAACGTCGGGCCGGGGCCGGAACCCTCCTCGTGGGCGCTGCAGCACGCCGAGCTCTACACCCTGGGCTGGATCGTCGTGATCCTCGTGGTGTTCGTGCCGCTGGCGACCCGCCAGTACCAGCGGGCCGCCGCCCGCTGA
- a CDS encoding PHP domain-containing protein, translating to MHSHAPSPLPPDPISADGDDRDFAWYAGDHHIHTTFSRDAMYSVDDQVRRARECGLDWMVITDHGGPDHAKQSVALQTPLIAEARRRHPVLVFQGMEWNIPGAEHATFIAPEHEDTPDLLQRFERAFDGDVLAARQNPTGPRLIEHSVQGGPEAEQLGLDALAWLVEELRTGTVGEALVLSNHPMRTGRVSPSKVRGWRDAAPGVFVGWEGAPGHQAAALPAPLGRGRGRGQYDESPGPWSFPGYDLDQYRTWGGFDAATARMGGLWDALLAEGLPWWITANSDNHFDIGDTVRVGNLSREHYREHGSRGEPVETGVVQHGYVDFAPGFYSRTCVGSPARDYRSVMAALRSGRVFVVHGGLVRAVEGRVRTGPGPGVTFGARTTVERGGDVEVELRVDPATAPNGSGQVPRSARWDVIVGTVTGRVADTDRDLFEAPGTRVVESFEVPARASGRQVFRTTLRGVADPLYVRFRGSDGRHADADGHPRVDRIGDSDPWDDLWCYTNPVFVDVR from the coding sequence GTGCACTCCCACGCGCCGTCCCCGCTGCCGCCCGACCCGATCAGCGCCGACGGCGACGACCGGGACTTCGCCTGGTACGCGGGCGACCACCACATCCACACCACGTTCTCCCGCGACGCGATGTACTCCGTCGACGACCAGGTGCGCCGCGCCCGCGAGTGCGGGCTGGACTGGATGGTCATCACCGACCACGGCGGCCCCGACCACGCCAAGCAGTCGGTGGCGCTGCAGACCCCGCTCATCGCCGAGGCCCGCCGCCGCCACCCCGTCCTGGTCTTCCAGGGCATGGAATGGAACATCCCCGGCGCCGAGCACGCGACCTTCATCGCCCCCGAGCACGAGGACACCCCCGACCTGCTGCAGCGCTTCGAGCGCGCCTTCGACGGCGACGTCCTCGCCGCCCGGCAGAACCCCACCGGCCCCCGCCTCATCGAGCACTCCGTCCAGGGCGGGCCCGAGGCCGAGCAGCTCGGCCTGGACGCCCTGGCCTGGCTGGTGGAGGAGCTGCGGACGGGGACCGTCGGCGAGGCCCTGGTCCTCTCCAACCACCCCATGCGCACCGGCCGCGTCTCGCCCTCGAAGGTGCGCGGCTGGCGCGACGCCGCCCCCGGGGTGTTCGTCGGCTGGGAGGGCGCCCCCGGCCACCAGGCCGCCGCGCTGCCCGCCCCCCTCGGGCGCGGGCGGGGCCGGGGGCAGTACGACGAGTCCCCGGGGCCGTGGTCCTTCCCCGGCTACGACCTCGACCAGTACCGGACCTGGGGCGGTTTCGACGCCGCGACGGCCCGGATGGGCGGGTTGTGGGACGCGCTGCTGGCCGAGGGGCTGCCGTGGTGGATCACCGCGAACTCCGACAACCACTTCGACATCGGCGACACCGTCCGCGTCGGGAACCTCTCGAGGGAGCACTACCGCGAGCACGGGTCGCGCGGGGAACCCGTCGAGACCGGCGTCGTGCAGCACGGCTACGTCGACTTCGCCCCGGGGTTCTACTCGCGCACCTGCGTGGGGTCCCCCGCGCGGGACTACCGCTCGGTCATGGCCGCGCTGCGCTCCGGGCGGGTCTTCGTCGTGCACGGCGGGCTGGTGCGGGCGGTGGAGGGCCGGGTGCGCACCGGCCCCGGCCCCGGGGTGACGTTCGGGGCCCGCACCACCGTCGAGCGCGGCGGCGACGTGGAGGTGGAGCTGCGCGTCGACCCCGCGACCGCACCCAACGGCAGCGGGCAGGTCCCGCGCTCCGCGCGCTGGGACGTCATCGTCGGCACCGTCACCGGCCGCGTCGCCGACACCGACCGCGACCTGTTCGAGGCCCCGGGCACCCGCGTCGTGGAGAGCTTCGAGGTCCCCGCCCGCGCGAGCGGGCGGCAGGTGTTCCGCACGACCCTGCGCGGGGTCGCGGACCCGCTCTACGTGCGCTTCCGCGGCAGCGACGGCCGGCACGCCGACGCCGACGGGCACCCGCGCGTGGACCGCATCGGCGACTCCGACCCGTGGGACGACCTGTGGTGCTACACCAACCCGGTGTTCGTCGACGTGCGCTGA
- a CDS encoding phospho-sugar mutase, which translates to MSTAPSPTPPEDLHDRVRTWIEDDPDPRDRAELTALLSAAQAGDGPAGAELADRFSGPLEFGTAGLRGVVAAGEHRMNRAVVQRAAAGLGAWLTGRLERPRVVVGLDARHGSRAFADDSAAVLTAAGCEVLLLPRPLPTPLLAFAVRRFEADAGVMVTASHNPAADNGYKVYLGGRAAGPEGRGVQIVPPADAGIAAAIAAVGPLRDLPRATGGWTVLGEEVVEDYLAAVTGAVRPAPGRDPRVVVTPMHGVGGPVLLEALRRSGFDDVHVVAEQADPDPGFPTVPFPNPEEAGALDRAVALAERVGADVVLAVDPDADRCCVAVPDPASGGFTTLSGDDLGRVLGEELAAPGAVLACSVVSSQALAAVAARHGARFATALTGFKWIARVPELTFGYEEAIGYCVAPEVVRDKDGISASLLVAGIVRRELAAGRTLHDVLDDLDRADGVHLTAPVTVRVEDLSLIPAAMSRLRSQPPRELGGSPVTSVEDLADGVDGLPPTDGLRWRTADGTRVVVRPSGTEPKLKSYCEVVAGAGDDLAAARAAARERLAAVTRDVRAAVGIG; encoded by the coding sequence ATGAGCACCGCCCCGTCGCCGACCCCGCCCGAGGACCTGCACGACCGCGTCCGGACCTGGATCGAGGACGATCCCGACCCCCGCGACCGCGCCGAGCTGACGGCGCTGCTGAGCGCCGCGCAGGCCGGGGACGGCCCCGCCGGGGCCGAGCTCGCCGACCGGTTCAGCGGGCCGCTGGAGTTCGGCACCGCGGGGTTGCGCGGCGTGGTCGCCGCCGGGGAGCACCGGATGAACCGGGCCGTGGTGCAGCGCGCCGCCGCGGGCCTGGGCGCGTGGCTGACCGGGCGGCTGGAGCGGCCCCGGGTCGTCGTCGGGCTCGACGCCCGGCACGGCTCGCGGGCGTTCGCCGACGACTCCGCCGCGGTCCTGACCGCGGCCGGGTGCGAGGTGCTGCTGCTGCCCCGCCCGCTGCCGACGCCGCTGCTGGCCTTCGCCGTGCGCCGCTTCGAGGCCGACGCGGGGGTCATGGTGACGGCCAGCCACAACCCGGCCGCGGACAACGGCTACAAGGTCTACCTGGGGGGCCGGGCCGCCGGGCCGGAGGGGCGCGGGGTGCAGATCGTGCCCCCGGCCGACGCGGGGATCGCCGCCGCCATCGCCGCCGTGGGGCCGTTGCGGGACCTGCCGCGCGCCACCGGCGGCTGGACGGTGCTGGGCGAGGAGGTCGTGGAGGACTACCTCGCCGCGGTCACCGGGGCCGTGCGCCCCGCCCCGGGCCGCGACCCGCGGGTCGTCGTCACCCCGATGCACGGCGTCGGCGGGCCGGTCCTGCTGGAGGCTCTGCGCCGCAGCGGGTTCGACGACGTCCACGTGGTCGCCGAGCAGGCCGACCCGGACCCGGGCTTCCCCACCGTCCCCTTCCCGAACCCGGAGGAGGCCGGCGCGCTGGACCGCGCGGTGGCCCTGGCGGAGCGGGTCGGCGCCGACGTGGTCCTCGCCGTCGACCCCGACGCGGACCGCTGCTGCGTGGCCGTCCCCGACCCCGCCTCCGGGGGGTTCACGACCCTGAGCGGGGACGACCTGGGGCGGGTCCTCGGCGAGGAGCTGGCCGCCCCCGGGGCCGTGCTGGCGTGCTCGGTGGTGAGCTCGCAGGCCCTGGCCGCGGTGGCGGCGCGCCACGGCGCGCGGTTCGCCACCGCCCTCACCGGGTTCAAGTGGATCGCGCGCGTCCCGGAGCTGACGTTCGGCTACGAGGAGGCCATCGGGTACTGCGTCGCCCCGGAGGTGGTGCGGGACAAGGACGGGATCTCTGCCTCGCTGCTGGTGGCGGGGATCGTGCGCCGCGAGCTGGCCGCCGGCCGGACCCTGCACGACGTGCTGGACGACCTGGACCGCGCCGACGGCGTCCACCTGACCGCCCCGGTGACGGTCCGGGTCGAGGACCTGTCGCTCATCCCGGCCGCGATGTCCCGGCTGCGCTCGCAGCCCCCGCGGGAGCTGGGCGGTTCGCCCGTCACCTCCGTCGAGGACCTCGCCGACGGCGTCGACGGCCTGCCCCCCACCGACGGCCTGCGCTGGCGCACCGCCGACGGCACCCGCGTGGTGGTCCGGCCCAGCGGGACCGAGCCCAAGCTCAAGAGCTACTGCGAGGTCGTCGCCGGCGCCGGGGACGACCTCGCCGCGGCGCGGGCCGCGGCCCGCGAGCGCCTGGCCGCGGTGACCCGGGACGTGCGGGCGGCCGTCGGGATCGGCTGA
- a CDS encoding ATP-binding cassette domain-containing protein, producing MAVVSPRVGDVAANGTSGRPAVQARGLVKRYGDVTAVAGVDIDVPEGTVLALLGPNGAGKTTTVRMLTTLLVPDEGTATVDGIDVVADPQEVRRRIGLSGQYAAVDENLTGFENLDMVGRLYHLGRRRSRERARELLAQFRLTDAADRVAKTYSGGMRRRLDLAGALVAQPPVLFLDEPTTGLDPRSRNDMWELLTGMVQGGTTLLLTTQYLEEAERLADDIVVIDHGRVIARGTADELKTQVGGQRVELVVAADAEVDTALRCLGPIAVGELQVDRRARRVTVPVSGGTPALVDALRRLEEAGVVPLDAGLRRPTMDDVFLTLTGKPADEVAATEHEEQDA from the coding sequence GTGGCAGTGGTCTCTCCTAGGGTCGGGGACGTGGCAGCGAACGGGACGTCGGGCAGGCCAGCGGTCCAGGCGCGTGGGCTGGTGAAGCGGTACGGGGACGTCACGGCGGTCGCCGGCGTCGACATCGACGTGCCCGAGGGCACCGTCCTGGCCCTCCTGGGCCCCAACGGAGCGGGCAAGACGACGACGGTGCGGATGCTGACGACGCTGCTCGTCCCCGACGAGGGGACGGCGACGGTCGACGGGATCGACGTCGTCGCCGACCCGCAGGAGGTCCGGCGCCGCATCGGCCTCTCCGGGCAGTACGCGGCGGTCGACGAGAACCTCACCGGTTTCGAGAACCTCGACATGGTGGGCCGGCTGTACCACCTGGGACGCCGGCGCTCGCGGGAGCGGGCGCGGGAGCTGCTGGCGCAGTTCCGCCTCACCGACGCCGCCGACCGGGTCGCCAAGACCTACTCCGGGGGCATGCGCCGCCGCCTCGACCTCGCCGGCGCCCTCGTCGCGCAGCCGCCGGTGCTGTTCCTGGACGAGCCCACGACGGGGCTGGACCCCCGCTCGCGCAACGACATGTGGGAACTGCTCACGGGCATGGTGCAGGGCGGCACCACCCTGCTGCTCACCACCCAGTACCTCGAGGAGGCCGAGCGCCTCGCCGACGACATCGTCGTCATCGACCACGGCCGCGTCATCGCCCGCGGCACCGCCGACGAGCTGAAGACCCAGGTCGGGGGCCAGCGCGTCGAGCTCGTCGTCGCCGCCGACGCCGAGGTGGACACCGCGCTGCGGTGCCTGGGACCGATCGCCGTGGGGGAGCTGCAGGTCGACCGCCGCGCCCGCCGCGTCACGGTGCCGGTCAGCGGCGGGACCCCCGCCCTCGTCGACGCGCTGCGCCGCCTCGAGGAGGCCGGGGTCGTTCCGCTGGACGCGGGGCTGCGCCGCCCGACGATGGACGACGTCTTCCTCACCCTCACCGGCAAGCCCGCCGACGAGGTCGCCGCGACCGAGCACGAGGAGCAGGACGCATGA